Proteins from a single region of Anaerolineae bacterium:
- a CDS encoding archease, producing MGNVSNPAGFEELNHVADRAVHVWAPSLEALFEQAARAMFSLMTDISAIHPERRHEITIETEDLETALVDWLNALLFWRETQGEMYSDFRVRWEDGLLRGEFAGQPGYPTFAVVKAATFHDLRIEQDEQGLWHATIVFDT from the coding sequence AGGAGCTGAATCATGTGGCGGACCGCGCCGTGCATGTCTGGGCGCCGAGCCTGGAAGCGCTCTTTGAGCAGGCAGCGCGCGCCATGTTCAGCCTGATGACCGATATCTCGGCGATCCATCCCGAGCGCCGGCATGAGATTACCATAGAGACGGAAGACCTGGAGACCGCGCTGGTGGACTGGCTGAATGCCCTCCTTTTCTGGCGCGAGACCCAGGGGGAGATGTACAGCGATTTTCGGGTGCGGTGGGAAGACGGCCTTCTGCGAGGGGAATTCGCCGGCCAGCCGGGGTATCCTACCTTTGCGGTGGTGAAGGCGGCCACGTTCCATGACCTGCGCATCGAGCAGGATGAACAGGGATTGTGGCATGCCACCATCGTGTTCGACACTTGA